ACCAGCAGCGCACCAGGTGGCCGGGGGCCACTTCCTGCAGGCTGGGTTCGGCATGGTTGCAGATCTCCAGGCCATACTGCTCGCGCGCTTTGCAGCGCGGGGCAAAACGGCAACTGGGTTGCAAGCCGATCAGGTTAGGCACCGCGCCGGGAATGGTTTCGAGGCGCTCTTTGACATCCCCCAAGACCGGGATCGATTCCTGCAGACCGACGGTGTACGGATGCAAGGGCTGCTTGAACAAGCGGCGCGTATCGGTCTGCTCGACGATCTGGCCGGCATACATCACCGCCACGCGGTCAGCCATCTCGGCCACCACGCCTAGATCATGCGTGATGAGGATGACCGAGGTGCCGGTTTCGGCGCTGAGCTCGCGCAGCAGATCCAGGATCTGCGCCTGGATGGTAACGTCCAGCGCGGTGGTGGGCTCATCGGCGATGAGCAGCTTGGGCTTGAGCGCCAAGGCCATGGCGATCATTACGCGTTGCGCTTGCCCACCGGAGAGTTGGTGCGGGTAGGCTTTGGCGCGGCGCTCAGGGTCAGGAATGCCCACCTGGCGCAGCAGATCCACGGCGCGCGCCCAAGCCTCTTTCTTATCCAGCTTCTCGTGGATATCAAAGACTTCGACCAGTTGCGCGCCAATCGTGAACACCGGGTTGAGGCTGCTCTTGGGCTGCTGAAAGATCATCGAGACGTGCTGGCCGCGAATGCGGTTCATTTCCCGGCCGCTCTTCAGTAGCAGGTCTTCGCCTTCCAGAACGATCTCGCCGGAGACGATCTTGCCGGGGGCATCCACCAGGCGCAGCACAGACAGCGAAGTTACGCTCTTGCCGCAGCCTGATTCGCCCACCAGGCCAAAGATCTCGCCGGGGGCAACCTCAAAGCTGACGTCATCCACCGCGGTGAGCACACCGTCCTCGGTGAAAAAATATGTCTTGAGATGATTGACCGCCAGCAGGGGCTGCTGTGCGGCCGCAAGGGTGTTGTTTTTAGCCATGGCTACCTATTTCTTGGCCACCTGTGCCAGGCGCGGGTCCATCGCATCGCGCACGCCATCCCCCAGCAGGTTGAAGGCCAGCACGGTGAGCATGATCGCCAGGCCGGGGAAGAAGACTAGATGCGGAGCGGTGAAAACCTGGTTGCGCTCGCTGCCCAGCATGGTGCCCCACTCCGGCGTGGGCGGCTGGGCCCCCAGGCCTAAGAAGGAGAGCGCGGCAGCTTCGAGGATCGCCGCGGCAATGCTCAGCGTAGCCTGCACCACCAGGGTGGGCAAGGCGTTGGGGAAGATACGAATGAACAGCAGGCGCAGCGGGTTGGCGCCCAGGGCGCGTGAGGCTGAAACGAACTCCTGCTCTTTAATCGAGAGCACCGAGGCGCGCACCAGGCGAGCAAACACGGGGATATT
The DNA window shown above is from Anaerolineales bacterium and carries:
- a CDS encoding ABC transporter ATP-binding protein; this translates as MAKNNTLAAAQQPLLAVNHLKTYFFTEDGVLTAVDDVSFEVAPGEIFGLVGESGCGKSVTSLSVLRLVDAPGKIVSGEIVLEGEDLLLKSGREMNRIRGQHVSMIFQQPKSSLNPVFTIGAQLVEVFDIHEKLDKKEAWARAVDLLRQVGIPDPERRAKAYPHQLSGGQAQRVMIAMALALKPKLLIADEPTTALDVTIQAQILDLLRELSAETGTSVILITHDLGVVAEMADRVAVMYAGQIVEQTDTRRLFKQPLHPYTVGLQESIPVLGDVKERLETIPGAVPNLIGLQPSCRFAPRCKAREQYGLEICNHAEPSLQEVAPGHLVRCWLYENAEGHTAPITLAGV